A window of Solanum stenotomum isolate F172 chromosome 9, ASM1918654v1, whole genome shotgun sequence genomic DNA:
TCAGTATTCGAAACCTCGGGCAACTCTAGTGCCTCATTAATGGCGGTGGCATTCAGGGAATGTCAACTTCCCAGATACAGATGATGGGGTGAGGGTCATCCCATCACACAGAAGGCAGGATAGCGTAGAACTCATTCACCTAAGTGGAATGTGCATCCAGGGGAGCCTCAATCTGTGAAGTCCATCCGAATTCCATCAGGCGAGCATAAAATATAGGCATCTTTTCCTCTAGCCTGAGTAACACGAACCCTCTCTCGCAACAGAACCCTGTGTTTCTTTTGTCGTGATGTCCTTCCCGACTCACGGCATCGGGGAACCGAATGAAAGGTAAATTTTCCTCATTTAGACCTGCCATTTAGAGAGCCTGCAATaagttaaatataatttagaaCACGATATGAATAGACAGTTTAAGGCTAAAATGAGAAGAGATAAATTTCTGAGTTAAGAGATGCAGGCCACTGGTCTGGCATATCCTGCTACAGCGGCCAGAATCCCGCCAGAGCGGGATTATGAAGGTCGCCATAGCAGGATGAAGGGAGCCAAAGTGGCCTTCATTTGGGACGAACACCAAGCACGATCATGGCACCTCTTCGTCCCAAAATCCCTGTTTCGATAGAATTCCAGCAGATCAGAGTATATTAACTcccctaaaatctaaatatgCCATCATATTAGCAAATAAACCCCTACAACAGTACCAAATTTGAGTTTATGtcaagaagacctttcaactTCTCCCACCCATTTTTGTATCGATTCAaccatttttttatgaaatccTTATACGCAAAACGTCGTGGAGACGTTGGGGACGTAAGGGAAGTACCCATGCTACGTTTTCCTACCAAATCAAACAACCTatgttcaaattcaaaaatgacCCCCCCCCCTTCCCAAAAACCGTTTCCAATCGATTGTTTAACAACATGCAATCGTATTTAAGTATCTACTGAAGTAAAGAGCGTAAGGAACAAGAACATTACCTGAGTTTTGACGTTCGAAGGAGAGTGATTGAGAGGAGTTTTTGGAAGATAGGgagaaataggaaaaatatttcCCTTTTCCCCCTTTACTGTTTCCCGATCTCCCGCCCACAGAGGCCCCGCCTCAGCGGGAGGGTTGCCGCCCTAGCGGGCCAGCTGTGTAATTTGTACGCTTTTGTTTCTTCGTGTGTTGCCTCAAGGTTTTTCTAACCCTTTAGAGTATAGTACCTCTCGTGTATCAATAATTGAAAAGTCACTATTCTTCGTGGTTCCGTGATGGCCCTATTCGTTAGTTTGGAAGTACTACAAAATAAGGTGTGTGATCATCCGGGCACTAGTCGTTCGGGAACGAACGAGggtaaattgatatctattgtaacgattCGAACTGTCATTAATTAGGAAAAGtgaaaaattcaagaaattctGGGCCACTGTCCCGCCAGGGCGGCAGCACCACAACGGGGAAATAGTCACCAGGGTGGAATAGGCAAGGTGGAATGAAAATTACGCGAATCCTTATTTCTCCTTCTTTCTAAAATACCTAAATTAGTCGTAAAACACCCTAGAAACCCCCCCAAAAATCTACTCCAAGCTTGGGAAAGATGGAGAGAGAAATTTTTAGCAAAAGGATGTTGATGGATTGCGGATTTCCGGTCAAGATCACCCTCACGAGTTTCGGAAGCAAGAATCAAAGGCCAAATTTCCATGCAGCTACTTGGCTcctaggtaggctaggttttatgaatttgagtagTTGTAAATCTGTTTTCACTACGTAATATATGTAAAACAATGGTAGGATTTATGCGTAGGCCTTCGTGCACCGAACGAAATATGATTAAATTCTAGGAAGAAGTCTTAGATAATGAACTAGGGCTAAGTATGAGTGAATTAATGCTTACATGTTATACATCGATAAGTAGTTCATTGGGATGGtcgtgattctatgattgtgtgtggtatgtttgttcttgcttcattataatacgtgCATGTATGTCAATGACTTATTGATCACACCTAACGTAAATAAGTATGAACGAAGAACTATATGTTGTGAATcactcttgttgtatgattgtgatgatatacattgtgattgtgattgtgattgtgtttttgGATCGGATGttgcgtttcgacacactaacttggatcgattgccacattccgacataattatgggatcggttttcacgtttcggcataatctttggatcgggtaccacgttccggtatgctaacaatttgggtttgggttccatgagaggaccaatgacttgtcataactATGAATTTGAGAATCGTGAAACTGTGCGTTGTTCGTGATGATAACTGATATTGTATTTCCCCGAAGATGTTATATGGTTATGAGGACTTACATTTGATTGTTCTTCTATGTTGAGTAATCTAGCTATGTATCTCCTTGTTGAATGAACTGGGAAAGGTTCAAGGGTTGAAATAGTTGAGAGTAAGGGTTGTCCGTGTGTTGTAAGGGTGAGAAGTGGGGGTAGTGTACGTGATGTAATTACTTAGGTGGATTTCAccttggaggaagaaatttgtGGTTGGTAGTTCGAAATCTTGATGTAATGTGCTATAAGGCAAGGGCTGGGTAATATGAAGAGAAAGTAAAGGTATGTCGTGAGTGGTTAGTCGTAGTGCTTGTAGTTATATGTTGTGGACTCTTTGATGCATCAAGAATAGTTAGGCTATGATCACAAACCTAGTAAGTAGGTTGACGGAAAATGTAGTTGGTAGTAAGAGTACTAGTGTAATTCCGAGGTATTCGAGGAagggtaaaggtggagaagcgagtggtCTTATTGCATGTTTTTATTAGTTGAATTCTTATATTATGCGGTGGGTGTCGGGTTGACCGATGTTGCCTACCAATATGTGtggttttgtactgatactactcttgctatgcctttttggcatagtctggatgcagggTCGATCATGTctcattaggtgaagacgaagaaatcTCCAGCAgcttttatttttccttctgCATGGTAGGAGCTgtgtcttttcattatcatgtctGGTTtcgtactcttagtagctcttgtacctgtttagactagatccttggggGGTGTTagttactttacaagtcttaacctGAAATTGTTTAAAAGTTCTTATTTATGAAACCCGATTATTTCATttatctctatttttctttaaaaacaaTTTGCATGTTTTAACTATTAGGATAtaagggttctcctacttaggtgttagagtaggtacCTGCACGGCCCGGTGGggtgggtcgtgacaatatctAAACTAtaacttattagtttgagaaacacacatcTCTCTTTTATAACACTCTCACCATGGTGCTGTAAcacactctctcttttatttaaaaaattgtcacgTCACACTCCACATGAACAAACATTTCACCttgagaaaaattaaataaattattatctcaaaaaatatatataaagaattttaaaacttgtgatctaaaacaagtcattgatttttgtgtgattaaatttttaataacaatttaactttaaaatatttatttaacctctaatgaaatgattttcaaaaatatttatctctttCTTAAATTAGTGTCAGATTAGACTAACTCATGTAAATTGTAATTGAGTTAGCAAGTAGTTTAGCCATAAATAAATAGTGTTTTGTTAGAATAATTATCTATAGCCATTTCTCAAGAAGCCAACAATGGCTTCTACTTGTCTGGATATGGTACTGAATCCGAATTTAATTGCTTCTGTTACGTTACTTGCTTCAGTTTCATTTGCATATTTAacccctttttattacttttgattgCAGAGCTTTCTTGGGAATTTTTGCTGCAACAACTGGAGTTTCAGACCTTGTACAAGACTAACACCTTGCATTTCCCAAGTGGGTTTTtccaagttcaatttttttttttttcgaatttcTCTATATCTTTGTGTTGCAGTATGATAATCATAGCTTAGAAATGGATGAATTTGGAAATTTTCTTTAGTACCAGTAGAGAATTTGGTAAAATGTAGGTTGAGATTAGGGCTAAGAAATCATTTAATATAGCTTAGGGCTTATGATGTTTCTTGATgttagcaattttttttttttgggtgaaatGTAGGTTTTAGATTTTCAATTTTGCATTTCAATTGATATGGGTCAATTAGAATTTTGATACTTCAAGTATATGTTTCATTTCATTTGGAGAGATTCGTATCGGTTTACTGTAGGTATCTTCAGATTTTGTACTTCTGTTTGTCTTTCGTATCTGATTACTGACACACTAAATACTTGGAAATTCTTGTATTGAGATTTGGTAAAAAGAAATGTTGCAATGACTGTGTGAACAACTCATTTGATTATATACCATTCATCACAATAAGGTCTTCCTTTCCAACATTTAACGTGGGTATTAGTTGAACATATATTGCAGGAAAGGAATGGTTTATTGCTCAGGAAAAACAAGAACTATACTAGCTCTATAGGATATAATGGAGTTCCTTTAACAGAAATTTCTTGTGTTCCAAGTGCTGCTGCCAGTTCTAGTGAACTTCCTCCACTTGTTAGTGCTTTAAAATCTTCAGCTGAAGAAAATGCTGCAAGTTTTCATTTTCCTGGCCATAACAGAGGACAAGCAGCACCATCATCGTTGACTCAGCTCATTGGTGCAAAACCGTTTCTTCATGATTTGCCTGAGCTTCCGGAGCTTGACAATCTGTTTTCGCCAGAAGGTCCCATTTTCGAAGCACAAAAACAAGCAGCAAGACTTTTTGGAGCATCGGAAACATGGTTCCTTGTTGGCGGTAGTACATGTGGAATTCACGCGGCCATTATGGCGACTTGTTCACCTGGAGATACTCTTATTCTCCCACGGAATTCTCATATCTCAGCCATATCCGCAATGGTGTTGTCTGGTGCACTCCCGAAGTACATTGTCCCTGAATATGATTTCAATTGGGATATTGCTGGTGGTATCACTCCATCACAGGCAAGTACAACATCATGACATGCATCTTTCTCAAAGTTGTCTTTATGTAAGAATTAAATTATCTTGAATGCATAAGTGGAACGATTttttaagtgtaaaattatgCAAACTAGTGATAAATTTATAAAAGTGTTAAAAAGACTCACTTGTATCCATAAAAAGATGAAGTTCTTGATATGAAGGTGAATGATGCAATCAAAGAGCTAGAAATGGAAGGCCGAAAAGCAGCAGCCCTTTTGGTTGTCTCCCCTACGTATCATGGTATATGCAGCAACATGGATGAGATTTGTCATATTTGTCATTCGTATAATATCCCTGTAATTGTCGATGAGGCTCATGGGGCCCATTTAGGATTTCATCCAGAGCTGCCTAGCTCATCCCTCAGCCAGGGAGCTGATCTTGCTGTACAGTCTACTCACAAAGTTTTGTGTTCGCTTACGCAATCATCTATGTTGCACACGCAAGGAAATCTTGTAGATAGAGAAAGAATCAGCAAAAGCCTACAAATGCTTCAAAGTAGTAGCCCTAGTTATCTGCTTTTAGCGTCTCTGGATGCTGCCAGGGCCCAATTAAGTGAAAATAGAGAGGCTATTTTTGACAAAGCAATAGACTTGGCATTGGAAGCAAGAAGCTTGATTAGTAAAATTCCTGGAATCTCAATCCTCGAGTTTCCAAGTTTCTCGAGTTTTTTCCAGATTGACCCATTGCGACTCACCATTGGTGTATGGCAGTTAGGTCTTTCAGGTTTTGAAGCAGATGATATATTGTGCAATGATTTTGGTGTTGTTTGTGAACTTGTTGGGACCAAATCTTTTACTTTGGCATTTAACTTAGGGACTCAAAGAGATCATGTCCTTCGGCTTGTAGCTGGTCTAAAGCATCTATCACAAACTTCTCACTTTCCTCAACCTGTGAAAGACGAAGGCAAAAATGTCAATCATTTTGTATGCCTTGATGATA
This region includes:
- the LOC125876677 gene encoding uncharacterized protein LOC125876677 encodes the protein MASTCLDMSFLGNFCCNNWSFRPCTRLTPCISQERNGLLLRKNKNYTSSIGYNGVPLTEISCVPSAAASSSELPPLVSALKSSAEENAASFHFPGHNRGQAAPSSLTQLIGAKPFLHDLPELPELDNLFSPEGPIFEAQKQAARLFGASETWFLVGGSTCGIHAAIMATCSPGDTLILPRNSHISAISAMVLSGALPKYIVPEYDFNWDIAGGITPSQVNDAIKELEMEGRKAAALLVVSPTYHGICSNMDEICHICHSYNIPVIVDEAHGAHLGFHPELPSSSLSQGADLAVQSTHKVLCSLTQSSMLHTQGNLVDRERISKSLQMLQSSSPSYLLLASLDAARAQLSENREAIFDKAIDLALEARSLISKIPGISILEFPSFSSFFQIDPLRLTIGVWQLGLSGFEADDILCNDFGVVCELVGTKSFTLAFNLGTQRDHVLRLVAGLKHLSQTSHFPQPVKDEGKNVNHFVCLDDIRISMSPREAFFATKRKVSIRYSLGEICGELVCPYPPGIPVLIPGEIITEEALNYLLEIRSKGAVIAGAADFSLSSFVVCVT